A window of Lytechinus pictus isolate F3 Inbred chromosome 7, Lp3.0, whole genome shotgun sequence contains these coding sequences:
- the LOC129264603 gene encoding glia maturation factor beta-like isoform X2 has translation MKIDKSKLLVVLDDEYEDMTPDELRAELPEHQPRYVLYSYCYHHDDGRISYPQVYVHIHPEGCQPELSMMYSGSNNYVVQAIGVTKHFELRDLDEFTEEWMQKKLKFFR, from the exons A TGAAGATAGACAAAAGTAAGTTGCTGGTGGTGTTAGATGATGAGTACGAG GATATGACCCCAGACGAATTAAGAGCTGAACTACCTGAACATCAACCAAGATATGTACTCTATAGTTACTGTTATCACCATGACGATGGAAGAATATCATATCCACAGGTGTACGTTCACATACATCCAGAAG gtTGCCAACCAGAATTATCTATGATGTACAGTGGGTCTAATAATTATGTTGTACAAGCAATTGGTGTTACTAAG CATTTTGAATTACGGGACTTGGATGAGTTCACAGAGGAGTGGATgcaaaaaaaactgaaattttttagATGA